A part of Carcharodon carcharias isolate sCarCar2 chromosome 6, sCarCar2.pri, whole genome shotgun sequence genomic DNA contains:
- the LOC121279426 gene encoding G-protein coupled receptor 20-like translates to MQNATVEPNLANVTTTSLSNGTHNHKEPYLHKLAHLDEALYNDYYSLWLALMIINVIIFVVGIVLNGVALYVFCFRTKTKTTSVIYTINLVITDLMVGFSLPTRIIMYYSGGECLTCSFVHIFSYFVNMYCSILFLTCICVDRYLAIVQMEASRKWRNPHYAKGICVFIWLFAIIVTYSILTTAIKYASCCLSKLFALTVFEYFLPLVIITAFTIRIMCALAKPNLMQQSRERRMRAVQLLVTVLVIFMICFTPFHVRQVVVYANPKLPLHISLIVYHVTVTLSSLNSCLDPIVYCFVTNNFQSTVRNIFVKAEPEQNSGEAISVHKSSKVSTAKTVVSSMMMNGPALDIEQ, encoded by the coding sequence ATGCAGAATGCGACAGTTGAACCAAATCTTGCAAATGTGACCACGACTAGCCTTAGCAACGGAACTCACAACCACAAGGAACCCTACCTACATAAACTAGCGCATCTTGATGAAGCACTATACAATGATTACTACAGTCTGTGGCTCGCCTTAATGATAATTAATGTTATCATATTTGTAGTTGGCATTGTACTCAATGGTGTTGCACTGTATGTATTTTGTTTTCGCACCAAGACTAAAACAACATCTGTCATCTACACCATAAACCTAGTAATCACAGATTTGATGGTGGGATTCTCCTTGCCAACCAGGATAATAATGTATTACAGCGGTGGAGAATGCCTGacgtgctcttttgtgcacattttCAGCTATTTTGTGAacatgtactgcagcattctgttcCTAACCTGCATTTGTGTGGACAGGTACCTGGCTATAGTCCAAATGGAAGCTTCACGCAAGTGGAGGAACCCCCACTATGCCAAAGGGATTTGTGTTTTCATCTGGCTCTTCGCCATTATCGTCACCTACTCTATACTCACCACAGCAATCAAGTATGCCTCGTGTTGTCTGTCTAAGCTCTTTGCTCTGACAGTGTTTGAATACTTTTTGCCTTTAGTGATCATCACGGCCTTCACAATTAGGATCATGTGTGCCTTGGCCAAACCAAACCTTATGCAGCAGAGTAGGGAGAGGCGCATGAGAGCTGTCCAGCTTCTGGTCACTGTACTGGTTATATTCATGATCTGTTTCACGCCCTTTCATGTCCGTCAGGTTGTGGTCTATGCAAACCCTAAACTGCCCCTTCACATCAGCCTAATCGTATATCATGTTACAGTGACCCTGAGTAGCCTCAACAGCTGTTTGGACCCAATTGTCTACTGCTTTGTTACTAACAACTTCCAGTCCACCGTGAGGAACATCTTTGTCAAGGCTGAGCCAGAACAAAACAGCGGAGAGGCAATCAGTGTACACAAGAGCTCTAAGGTGTCCACAGCAAAGACGGTAGTTTCAAGCATGATGAT